CATATTCATGCCCTCCACGATCGGCCTCAGGCCTGTCATCGCGGCACCCACAGCCATGCCGGTGAAACTGTTCTCGGCAATCGGGGTATCGAGGACCCTCAGTTCCCCGTATTTCTCGTACAGATCCTTGGTGACTTTGTAAGAGCCGCCGTAATGGCCGACGTCCTCTCCCATTACACAAACATGGGGATCACGGGCCATTTCCTCATCGATGGCTTCGCGAAGTGCGTTGAAGAGAAGCGTCCCTGCCACGGCGTTGCTGCAATCCCGGCAATGCCGGCGTCAGCGGCCAAGCTATCTCAGTCCAGGGGTGTTCAGCCTCCGGCAGCAAAGGTCGCCAGCAACAGCACCGACAGAAGCAGACCTGGAGACAGCAGCAACACGAGCTGACCGAGATCGTGGGGGGTCATGGTTGCGAATGCTCTGCGCTGAGGCTAGGCAGCGTCAACGGTGTCTTTCATGAAAAGACTGCGAAGAAACACCAGGAACAAGCCAATCCCGATGAAGGCAAAGCTGAATGTGGCCAGAAAACACATTCCGATGAACAGCGTTTTCATGGCAGACGCGATGTTCTGCGCTGTGGTGCTGCTGAAATTTGACGAGTGCGTCGAGAGATAGATCACGACTTTTTTGCTCAAGCCGAAACTCAACCAGGCCAGAACCAGACTGGTGATCGATCCGGACAGGAAACTGAGGGGTCCTTTGCGGGGTTTGGCTGTGGCTGCGTTGCTGTCACTCATGCCGCCAGCTTGACGCCATAGGGGAGCAGGGAACAACTCCAGGATTGCAGGCCCTCCGCTTCGAACTGCCCAGAAGCATGCAGACGGGCTTGTTCAGCAGCGCTGAAGTCTGGGAACAGAGCAAAGCAGCTCGGGCCGGAGCCACTCATGGCCACTCGCAATTGCCCTGGCAATGCGTTCAAGAGCGCCAGCGCAGTGCGGACCGAGGGCGTCTGCGGAGCCACTACGGCCTGAAGGTCGTTGCGCAAGGGCGGAGGCAATTCGCTTCGTAGGGGGCGCAGCCAT
This genomic window from Synechococcus sp. MIT S9220 contains:
- a CDS encoding DUF3082 domain-containing protein, which codes for MSDSNAATAKPRKGPLSFLSGSITSLVLAWLSFGLSKKVVIYLSTHSSNFSSTTAQNIASAMKTLFIGMCFLATFSFAFIGIGLFLVFLRSLFMKDTVDAA